Proteins encoded together in one Astatotilapia calliptera chromosome 7, fAstCal1.2, whole genome shotgun sequence window:
- the smad7 gene encoding mothers against decapentaplegic homolog 7 — protein sequence MFRTKRSGLVRRLWRSRAPVEGDGETDRGTHGSGGCCMGKTTKVAKSNAGSEAELKALTHSILKKIKEKQLEVLLQAVESKGGARSPCLLLSSKVDAKVGQQSYSLPMLLYKVFRWPDLRHSSELKRLSCCESYGKINPELVCCNPHHMSRLCELESPPPPYSRYPMDYLKPPDSPDSGPSSSETGGTTYSAPVGLSDSLALQESGERAHWCVVAYWEEKTRVGRLYSVQEPSLDIFYDLPQGNGFCLGQLCSENKSPLVQMVRAKIGYGIQLTREPDGVWVYNRSCYPIFIKSATLDNPDSRTLLVHKVFPGFSIKAFDYDKAGSLQRPNDHEFTQQPRTGFTVQISFVKGWGQCYTRQFISSCPCWLEVIFNTR from the exons ATGTTTAGGACCAAACGATCGGGGCTCGTCCGGCGACTCTGGAGGAGCCGTGCGCCCGTGGAGGGCGACGGGGAAACGGATAGAGGGACGCATGGCTCCGGGGGCTGCTGCATGGGCAAAACGACAAAGGTGGCCAAGTCCAACGCAGGGTCGGAGGCTGAATTGAAGGCGTTGACCCACTCGATACTGAAAAAGATCAAAGAGAAACAATTGGAGGTGCTTTTGCAGGCAGTGGAGTCCAAAGGGGGTGCCCGCAGCCCCTGCTTGCTCCTGTCCAGCAAAGTGGACGCCAAAGTGGGTCAACAGTCTTACTCTCTCCCCATGCTGCTCTACAAAGTGTTCAGGTGGCCGGACCTCAGGCATTCCTCGGAGTTGAAGAGGCTGTCTTGCTGTGAATCCTACGGGAAAATCAACCCAGAGCTTGTTTGCTGCAATCCCCACCACATGAGCAGGCTCTGTGAACTCG agtctcctcctccaccatATTCCCGCTATCCCATGGACTATCTTAAACCACCAG ATTCTCCAGACTCTGGACCTTCATCCAGTGAAACTGGAGGAACGACTTACTCGGCCCCTGTGGGGCTTTCAG ATTCCCTGGCATTGCAGGAGTCTGGCGAGCGGGCCCACTGGTGCGTGGTGGCATACTGGGAGGAGAAGACTCGTGTCGGGCGCCTCTACTCGGTCCAGGAACCCTCTCTGGACATCTTCTATGATCTACCTCAGGGGAACGGCTTCTGCCTGGGCCAGCTCTGCTCCGAAAACAAGTCCCCGCTGGTGCAGATGGTGCGGGCCAAGATCGGCTATGGTATCCAGCTGACGCGCGAGCCGGACGGGGTGTGGGTCTACAACCGCAGCTGCTATCCCATCTTCATTAAGTCGGCCACACTGGATAACCCGGACTCGCGCACGCTACTGGTGCACAAGGTGTTCCCTGGATTTTCCATTAAAGCTTTTGACTATGACAAGGCCGGCAGCTTGCAGAGGCCCAACGATCACGAGTTCACGCAGCAGCCTCGCACAGGCTTCACAGTGCAGATAAGCTTTGTGAAAGGCTGGGGACAGTGCTACACCAGACAGTTCATCAGTAGTTGCCCATGCTGGCTGGAAGTCATCTTTAACACCcgatag